GTCAGCGGCCGGTGCCGCCGTAGACGATGGCGTCCTCGGTCGAGTCGAGGCCGAAGGCCGTGTGCACGGCCCGCACGGCGTCGTCGAGCTGCTCGGCCCGCGTCACCGCCGAGACGCGGATCTCGCTGGTCGAGATCATCTCGATGTTGATGCCGGCCTCGGCGAGGGCGCCGAAGAACTTCGCAGAGACGCCGGGGTGGCTCTTCATGCCGGCACCGACGAGAGCGATCTTGCCGATCTTGTCGTCGAGCCGGAGGTCCTCGTAGCCGACCTCGTCGCGGATGGCCTGCAGCACCTGCATGCCCCGGGCCCCGTCGGCCTGCGGCAGCGTGAACGAGATGTCCGTCTTGGCCGTGGCCGCCGCCGACACGTTCTGCACGATCATGTCGATGTTGATGCCCGACTCGGCGATGGCGCCGAAGATCTTCGCCGCCACCCCGACCCGGTCGGGCACCCCGACGATGGTGATCTTGGCCTCGCTGCGGTCGTGGGCGATGCCGGCGATGATCGGTGCTTCCACAGCGCCTTCTCCTTCGTAGGGGTTGTCCTTGATCCACGTGCCGGGCCGCTGCGACCACGACGAGCGCACGTGGATGGGGATGCCGTAGCGGCGGGCGTACTCGACGCAGCGCAGGTGCAGGATCTTGCTGCCGTTGGCGGCGAGGTCGAGCATCTCCTCCATCGACAGCACGTCGAGCTTGCGGGCGCTCGGCAGCACCCGCGGGTCGGCGGTGAAGACGCCGTCGACGTCGGTGTAGATCTCGCAGACGTCCGCCTCGAGCGCGGCGGCGAGGGCGACGGCCGTCGTGTCCGACCCACCGCGACCGAGCGTCGTGATGTCCTTCGTCGTCTGGCTCACGCCCTGGAAGCCGGCGACGATCGCGATGTGACCGGCATCCAGTGCGGTCTTGATGCGCCCGGGGGTCACGTCGATGATGCGGGCGGCGCCGTGGGCGTCGTCGGTGATGACGCCGGCCTGGCTGCCGGTGAACGAGCGCGCCTCCGAGCCGAGCTGCGCGATCGCCATGGCCACGAGCGCCATCGAGATGCGCTCGCCCGAGGTGAGCAGCATGTCGAGCTCGCGCGCCGGCGGGGTGGGCGTGACCTGCTCCGCGAGGTCGAGCAGCTCGTCGGTCGTGTCACCCATGGCCGAGACGACGACGCAGACACGGTGGCCGGCCTTCTGGGTCTCGACGATGCGGCGGGCGACGCGCTTGATGGCCTCGGCGTCGGCCACGGACGAACCGCCGTACTTCTGGACGACGATGCTCACTCTGGCTCCGGTCTGGTCGGTCTGCTCGGTCTGCGGTGTCTCTCGAGGCGCCGGCCGGGGCCGGGCGAGCCGATTCTAGGCACGCGGGCAGGGCGACCGACATCCGGTCACGATGGTGAGAACTGCACCTGCGAGGCCACCGCGCCGCAGGACTTGCGCCCCATCAGGGGTGCAGCGCGTCGAACTCCGCCTCGCCGACGATTTCCTCGTCGGCGTCGAGGCGCAGGTGCCCGAGGATGCTGTGCAGCACCCGCAGCGCGCAGATCGCGCGGTCGCCCCACGCGGAGAGGTAGCTGTACTGCCACCACCACAGGGCCTCGTTGGTACGACCCGCCGCGTAGTGCTTGAGCCCATGGGTCAGCGCGAGCGCGACGTCGGCCACGTCGCCGGAGATGGTGGCTGCCGCGCGCTCCGTCGAGGTGAGCGGGTCGAGCACGTAGACGTACTCGTCGACGCCGGCCAACACGTTGGCGAGGCCGTCGCGCAGCGGGTCGACGTCGTCGTCGTAGCCCGGGTCGGCCTCGAAGCGCTCGTCGGGCACGACGTCCTGGATGGCACCGAGGCGCACACCGGCCGCGATGACCTGCGAGAGCGCGAGCGAGAGCACGGGCAGCGCGGTGGCGGGCGAGGTGCCCGAGGCCACCTCCGTCACGGAGGTGAGGAAGATGCTCGCCTCCTGCGCCGTGAGGTCGGCCAGTCCGGTGAGCTCGTCGATGTCATGGGTCATGCGGGTCCCCTGGGGTGCGGTGCGGGATGCCGGCCGGTGGTCTCCAGCTGCATGCGCGCGGTGGGTGCCAGTCTGCCCCAGCCGCCGTCAGGCGTCGACGCGGCGCCGGCCCTCGAAGGCCCGCCCGAGGGTGACCTCGTCGGCGTACTCGAGGTCGCCGCCCACGGGCAGCCCGGAGGCGAGGCGGGTGACGGTGACCCCGAGGTCACGCAGCAGCCGCGAGAGGTAGGTGGCGGTCGCCTCGCCCTCGAGGTTGGGGTCGGTCGCGATGATGACCTCCTGCACCTCGTTCGAGGCGAGGCGGGTGACGAGCTCGCGGACGCGCAGGTCGTCGGGGCCGACGCCGTCGATGGGGCTGATCGCCCCGCCGAGCACGTGGTAGGTGCCGCGGAACTCGCGGGTGCGCTCGATGGCGACGACGTCCTTCGGCTCCTCGACGACGCAGATCGCCGTCTGGTCGCGGCGGGGGTCGGCGCAGATGCGGCAGCGCTCGGCCTCGGCGACGTTGCCGCAGACCTCGCAGAAGCGCACTCGGGCCTTGACCTCGGTCAGGGCGGAGACGAGCCGGGCGACGTCCTCGGAGTCCTGCTGCAGCAGGTGGAAGGCGATGCGCTGGGCGCTCTTGGGCCCGACGCCGGGTAGGCGGCCGAGCTCGTCGATCAGGTCCTGGACCGCGCCTTCGTACACCCCCTGAGCCTAAGCCCCGCGCGGCCCGCTGCCGTGCACGTCGCCCGGCAGGGCCCACCGCTCCTCGATCCGGCCGAGGCGCCACACCGCGAGGGCGAGCAGCCACGTGACGACGAAGAGCCCGACGATCCAGAAGCCGACGTCGCCGAGGTCGATGCCGCCCACCCACGCCACCGGCCCGGTCGTGATGTCGAGGCGCTCGGTGAGGATGGAGACGATCTCGATGCCGCCGATGACGAGGGCGACGGCCACGGACAGCGCCGTGACGGTGAGGTTGTAGTAGATCTTGCGCACGGGCTTGCTGAACGCCCACCCGTAGGCGAAGTTCATGAACGAGCCGTCGATCGAGTCGAGCAGCGACATGCCGGCGGCGAAGAGCACCGGCAGGGTGAGCACGGCGTACCAGGGCAGGTTCGCCGCGGCGGCGCCGCCGGCGATGACGAGCAGCCCGACCTCGGTGACGGTGTCGAAGCCCAGGCCGAAGAGCAGCCCGACGGGGTACATGTGCCACGGCTTCGTCACGGCGCGGGTCACCCGGCCGAGCACCCGGTTGAGCAGCCCCCGGTTGTCGAGCTCGCGCTCGAGGTCGGCCTCGGTCGCCTCGCCCGAGCGCATCCGCCGGAAGACCCGCACGATGCCGACGAGGGCGACGAGGTTGATGACGCCGATGAGCAGCAGGAACACGCCCGAGACCGACGTGCCCCAGAGGCCGGTGGCCTGCTGCAGCGTCGACTGGTCGTCCTCGATGGCGCCGGCGAGCGCCCGGATGCCGAGGGCGAGCAGCATGACCATGATGAAGACGACCGAGCTGTGGCCGAGGCTGAACCAGAAGCCGACGCTCATCGGCCGCTGACCCTCGGTCATGAGCTTGCGGGTCGTGTTGTCGATCGCCGCGATGTGGTCGGCGTCGAAGGCGTGGCGCATGCCGAGGGTGTAGGCGGTGACCCCGAGCCCGACGCCGAAGAGCTGCCCGGCGACCTGGTACTGCTGCGGCGCGACGACCCAGACGAGCAGGCCCCACCCGACGACGTGCAGCAGCAGGACGAAGAGCGACATCCCGAGGATGCTGCGTCGCTCGGCCCCGCTCAGCCGCGTCCGCCACGCGCCCACGGGCCCGACCCGGCCGGCGCGGGCAGCGCCGTCACGGTCTCGGGGCGCGGGTACGGCGGGCGTGGGGGTGGAGGGCACGGCGACACGCTAGACGCGCCCTAGGACGGTGGCAAAGACGTCCGCGGGTGGCTCGTTCAGGCCGCGGACCCCGGGACGTCGTTGTACGTGTCGGCCATCTGCTGCCCGCTGAGGGCGGCGATGGCGGCCATGACCTCGTCGGTCAGCTCCCTGCGGGCCCGGCCGGCCGGCATCCCCCGGTAGCGCTCGACCCCGATGGGCTCGCCGAAGCGCACCGTGACCTTGGCCAGCTTCGGGAAGCGGGCCCCGACGGGCTGGATCTCCTCGGTGCCGATGAGGCCGACCGGCACGACCGGCACGTCGGCGGTGAGGGCGAGCCAGGCGACGCCGGTGCGGCCGCGGTAGAGCCGTCCGTCGCGCGAGCGGGTGCCCTCGGGGTAGATGCCGAAGGCGTCACCGGCGCGCAGCACCTCGAGGGCCTTGTCGAGGCTCTCCTGCGCGGCGCTCGTCGAGTGCCGGTTGACCGGGATCATGCCGACCGCGGTGAAGAAGCCCTTGCGCAGGGCGCCGCCGACACCGGGCCCGGTCCAGTACTCCTCCTTGGCGAGGAAGCGCACCTGCCGCGGGCTGGCCAGGGGGATCGCGAAGCTGTCGATGAACGACACGTGGTTGCTCGCGACGACGACCCCGCCCGTGCGCGGCATGTTCTCCTTGCCCTCGATCGTGGGCCGGTAGAGCGCGTGGGACAACGGATACAGCACGTTGCGGCCCAGGCTGTAGAACATGCGCCCACCCTAGGCCGCGCGGCAGCCGGGCGAGCGCGACGACCACCGGTCGGTTCGCGCGCGGTGGGCCGGTGGCGTCACGACCCCGTCACGACCCCGTCACGACCCCGGGACCCGGGCGCGCACCGCCCACGCCCTCGCCCGCACCGGCGCCGGCGGGTCGCCGAGCCGGTCGAGGCAGCGCCGGCGCACGGCCTCGACCGTCGCGGCGTCGGCCTCGGCCACGAAGTCGCCGGCCGGCCCGACGCCGAGGGTGTACGGCTCCCACCACTGCGCGAAGGACGGGTGGTCGACCCTCACCTCGACCGACCCCTCGTCGACGACGACGAGGCCCGCCTCGACGCACAGCCGCCCGAGGTCGCCCTCCGTGGCCCCGGGGCGGACCGACTCGTCGGGCGCGTCCGGCGCCACGTCGTGCACCGCCGCCCAGAACGGGCTGAGCGGCCCGCTGGCGCCGGCCAGGTCCCAGACGCACGCGGCGACGGTGCCCCCCGGGCGGGTGACGCGGCCCATCTCGCGCAGGCCGCCGACGGGGTCGGTCATGAAGTGGACGACGAGCTGCGCCAGCGCCACCTCGACCGTGTCGTCGGGCCACGGCAGTGACTCGGCGCCGGCCTGCACCACCTCGACGCCGGGGCACCGTTGCCGGGCGGCGGCCACGAAGGGGGCCGACGGGTCGGCGGCCAGGACGCGCGGCGCCCCGACCCGGTGCACGAGCTCGGCGGTCAGCGCCCCGGGCCCGCAGCCGACGTCGAGCACGCGGTCGGTGGAGGCGTGGGCAGACCGGGCCTTCGTGACGTGGGCGCCGGCGACGACGCCGGCGAAGTCCGCGAAGCGGGGCGCGAGCGGCACGGAGTAGCGCCCCATGAAGCGGTCGTAGGCGTCGGCGACCTCGAAGGCCATCGCCCGAAACTACTCCCGCGGTCCGGTGACGGCCAGCCCTTCGCGAGGCCGCTTCGGACGGCAACTCGGCCGTCCGCGGCGACGACCGGGCCCAGCTCGGGCGGGCCTACTCGGCCGAGTCGGACAGCACGCGCCCGCCGAACACCCTCTCGACGACGCTGCGCCCGACGTCGCCCGACACCTCGATGTCCTCGTCGTCGTCGCTCACGGCCGAGTCGTCGCCCCGCGCCTCCGGCGGGGCGGCGGCCTCGGATGCCGGTGCGCTGGGCCCGGCGCCCGCGCCCGCCTTGCGGGCCTGCGCGAACGACTCGCGGACCGCGCTCACCCCGCTGCGGGTCGTCGCGGCCTTGACCGTCGGGGAGGGGCGGCCCGCGCCGTCGGCGGGCTGGTCTTCGGCCCCGTCGCCGGACCCGACCGGGGCTCGGGTGGGAGCCGCCGGCGGGGCGCTCATGGCCGCACCGCCCGACGTGGACGGGGCGGACGGCGGCGCGGACCGGGAGGGCGAGGCGGACGGGCCCGACGGGCCCGCCGGAGGCGCCGTCGCCCAGTCGGGCGCCGGGCCGGAGGTGCTGCCCCAACCGGCGTTGGTCTGCAGGGAGCGCGTCGGCTGCTCGGCGCGGCTGCCGCCGCCCGAGACGTTGCCTCCACCGTTGGACGGCGCGCCCTGGTCTCGCGTGGGCGCGGCACCAGCGCGGGGCGCGGTCATGCCCGGGTTCTGGGCCGCGTCGGGCGCGGACCACGTCGACGGGCCCGCCCCCGGTGCGTCGGCGCCACGACCGGTGCCGGCGTGGCCGCCGCCGCCGTCGGTCGGGGCCGACGAGCCGACGAGGATGCCGAAGCCGCTGGAGCCGCTGCGGTCACCGAAGTCGCCGGAGGGACTGCCGGGGCCGAGGTCGGGGTCGCCCGACCCGGCGTCGGGCAGGGGCACCCCGTCGACCCGGGCGTCGACCCCGAGCTCGTCGATGAGGGCCTGGCGCACGAGCTCGGCGTGGTTGCCCGAACGGAACGTGTTGGTCAGCCCGACGGTTCCGATGCCGAGCGTGAGGACAGAGCCGTCGTAGCCGAGAACCTGGGCGTGCTGGGAGACGAAGGTCCACGTCGCCCGGCGCATGCCGAAGATGCGGCCGAGCACATCGGGCCAGGCCCGGCGGATCGCGTCGGTGTCCATGCCCCCGGAGGCCGCGGCCGCTCCCCCACCGGACGGCGCCGTCGCACCGGCCTGGTGCAGGGCCGCGTCGTCGTCGGTCAACGAGGGCCCGCCGACGGACTCGGTCGGCGCCGCCACCGGTGGCGCCCCCACCTCGGCCCGCGCCGCGGCGATGTCGGCGGCCTGCTCCGGCGACACCGGCGGCTGTTCACCGCCGTCGCCGCGGTGGGAGCCCGGACCACCCGGGCCGCTGGGGGCGCTCCAGCCGGCACCCGGCCGGCGGTCGCCCGTGGGCTCGCCCGTCCCGGCCCCGTCACGGGTGGCCTCCCGACGCGTCGCCTCGGGGCTGAGCGCGCCGGCCGTGACGGCGGCGTGCGGGGGCGTGAAGTCGGTCGTCGTGCGGCGCGGGGCGGTGACCGCGCCGTCGTGCCCGCCGCGCTCACCGGCATCCTGACCGGGCGCCCCCGCACCGCCGGGCTGACCGCCGGACGGGGAGCCCGGGGCACCACCGTGCGGCGCGGGGCTGACCGGCATCCGCGGCGGTGAGGTGGGATGGCCCTGCCCGGCAGCGGGCGACGGCACCCCGCCGACGTCGAGGCGACGCTCGAGGCGGTCGAGCCGGGCGGCGTAGCCCTGCTCGCCCGACGACGCAGGCAGCAGGATGCGCGCGCAGATGAGCTCGAGCTGGAGGCGCGGCGAGCTGGCGCCGGTCATCTCGGTGAGGCCGGCGTTGACGATGTCGGCGGCCCGCGACAGCGCGCCCTGGCCGAAGGCCGCCTGCTGCACACGCATGCGCTCGAGCTGGTCGTCGGGCACCCCACGCAGCACCTGGCCGGCGCCGTCGGGCACGGCGGCCACGACGATGAGGTCACGGAGGCGCTCGAGGAGGTCCTCGACGAAGCGGCGCGGGTCGTGGCCGCTCTCGATGACCCGGTCGAGCTGGCGGAAGGTGGCGGCGCCGTCACCCGCCGCGAGGGCGTCGACCGTGGCGTCGAGCAGCTCGCCGTCGGTGAAGCCGAGCAGCGAGACCGCCCCGTCGTACGTCAGGCCCTGCTCGCCGGAACCCGCGATGAGCTGGTCGAGCACCGACAGCGAGTCGCGCACCGAGCCGCCGCCCGCGCGCGTGACGAAGCTGAGCACGCCCGGCTGCACCGCGACGTGCTCGTGCTCGAGCAGCCGCTCCATGTACGCCGTGAGCTTGGCCGGCGGCACGAGCCGGAAGGGGTAGTGGTGGGTGCGCGAGCGGATCGTGCCGATGACCTTCTCGGGCTCGGTCGTCGCGAAGATGAACTTCACGTGCTCGGGCGGCTCCTCGACGATCTTGAGCAGCGCGTTGAAGCCCTGCGGCGTCACCATGTGCGCCTCGTCGATGATGTAGATCTTGAAGCGGCTCTGCGCCGGGCCGTAGCTGGCCCGTTCACGCAGGTCGCGGGCGTCGTCGACACCACCGTGGCTGGCGGCGTCGATCTCGATGACGTCGACCGAGCCGGCGCCCCCGCGGGCGAGGGCCACGCACGAGTCGCAGACACCGCACGGCTCGGGGGTCGGGCCCTGCTCGCAGTTGAGGCAGCGCGCGAGGATGCGCGCGCTCGTCGTCTTGCCACAGCCGCGTGGCCCGCTGAAGAGGTACGCGTGGTTGACCCGCCCCGTGCGCAGCGCCTGCATGAGCGGCTCGGTGACGTGCTCCTGGCCGATGACGTCGGCGAAGCTCTCGGGCCGGTAGCGGCGGTAGAGGGCGGTGGCCATTCCCGAACCCTAACGGCCCCCACCGACCGCGGCGGATGCCGTCGTGGTGCCCTGTGCACGACCCGTCGGTGACGGGTGGGTGACGTCTCACCCGCCGCAGGTGCGCTCGACGGGCGACTGTCACCGGGGCTGCCCAGAGTCGAGAGACGCTCGATGCGGCACCCGCCTGCGACCGCCAGGCCGAGGAGGCCCGATGCCCGTGACCAGCACCGCCCCCGCCCCTACCCCGCCCCCGCCCCTACCCCGCCGCTGCCCCTGGCCCCGCCGGAGTACTACCCGAACGAGAGCGAGCGCAGCATCCTGCAGGCGCACGCCGACGACATCGTCGCCGCCTGTGACGCGACGACCGTCGTCGAGCCGGGCAGCGGCACGAGCGACAAGGCGCGCACGCTGCTCGACGCCTTCGCCGAGCACGGCCGGCCCGAGCGGTTCGTGCCCGTCGACGTCTCCGAGCAGACGCTGCGCGACGCCGCCATGCTGTCGCGGCGCTACCCGGCCTCGCGGTCGAGGCCCTCGTCGGCGACTTCACCCTCCACCTCGGGCGCCTGCCCCGGGGCGGCCGCAGGCTCGTCGCCTTCTTCGGCGGCACCATCGGCAACGTCTACGTCGAGGAGCGCGCCGCCTTCCTCGGCGCGCTGCACGACAGCCTCGAGGCCGGCGACTGGTTCCTGCTCGGCACCGACCTCGTCAAGAGCGCCGACCGGCTCATCTCCGCCTACGACCACAGCCGCGGGGTGACCGCCGCCTTCGTCACCAACGTGCTGCACGTCGTCAACCGCGAGCTGGGGGCCGACTTCGACGTCGACGCCTTCTCGTACGTGCCGTTCTGGGACCCGCACGAGCAGCGCATGGACCTGCGCCTGCGGGCCGAGCTGGCCGCCGGCCGGGTTCGCCGTCAACCGCGTCTTCACCGACCCCGACGGCGACTTCGCCCTCACCCTCGCCCGGCGGGAGGGCTGAGCACCGGTTCAGCCGGCCGGGCCGTCTCTGCGACACTGGTGCCGCCAGTACGACGCACCGTAGGAGACGCCCGGCATGACCCCTCGCACGCTCTACCGCCGCATCGCCCTCGCCGAGGTGGTGACGTGGTCGCTGCTGTTGATCGGCATGGTCCTCAAGTACGTCACGAAGACGACCGACGTCGCCGTCAGCGTCTTCGGGCTCGCCCACGGCGTCGTCTTCATCGCCTTCTGCCTCGTGACGGTCGTGCTCTGGGTCAACCAGCGGTGGTCGCTGCGCACCGGCATCCTGGGCCTGCTCAGCGCGGTGCCGCCCCTGCTCACCGTCTGGTGGGAGCACCGGCTGGAGCGCCGCGGCCTCCTCGAGGGCGGGTGGCGCCTCGCCCCCGGCGGTGACACCCCCCGCAACCCCGCCGAGCGCGTCGTCGCCGCGCTCACCGCCCGACCGGCCGTCGCCGCAAGCGTCCTCGTCGTCGCCGTGGTCGCCCTCACCGCGGTCGCCCTCCTCGTCGGCCCACCCGTCGGCTCCCAGGGCTGAGTCAGACCCTCCGTCACACGCTCGGCCGTCCGAGCGGTCGCGCGACCGCGCGACCGGGCCGGATGCCGGGTGGCCCGGTCCCCTCGCAGCCGCACGGCCTACGGTGGGCGCGACAGGCGTCGCACGGGTCGACGCCGGTCGGCACGCATCGGCATCCATCGGCACGCATCGGCACGCATCGGCACGGGAGCGACACGGGTCGTCACGAGCCACCACCGGGAGGCAGGTAGATGGGCACGGTCGCGGTACTCGTCGGCGAGGTGCGGGCGGACGGCGTGGGCCGCACGGTCGACACCACCACCCTGCTGGTCCCCACGACCGTCCACGCGGACCCCGGCGAGTGCGTCGTCCTGCGCGGCCCCAACGGCTCGGGCAAGACGACGCTGCTGCGCATCGTCGGCGGGCTGCTGGCCCCGACGGTCGGCACCGCGACGATCGGCGGCCGCGAGGCCGACGAGCGCGACCGGGCGGTCCGCGCGGCGGTGGCGGCCCTGCTCGGTGCCCCGACGACCTACCGCGACCTCACTCTCATCGACCACCTCGTGCTCGTCGACTCGACGTGGGGCGGCGACCCCGACACCTCCGACGACCGCGGCCTCGAGCTGCTCGGCGCCCTTGGCATCGACCACCTCGACGACCGCTTCCCGCACGAGCTGTCCTCGGGCCAGGAGCAGCTGTTCCGCCTCGCCCTGACCTTCGCCAGACCCTCGAGCGTGCTACTGCTCGACGAACCGGAGCAGCGGCTCGACACGGTCAAGCGCCAGGTCGTCGCCGGTCTCGTCGAGCGGCGCACCGCCGAGGGGACCACGGTCGTCATGGCCTGCCACGACCCCGAGCTGACGCAGCGGCTGGCCACCACCGTCGTCGACGTCGCCCCCGCACGATGAGCAGGTGGCCCCGCCGCGCCGGATCCGAGCCCGACGATCCCGCCGGGGGGCTCGCCGCCGACGAGAGTGACGAGCCCGACACGGAGGTCGTCACGCTCGACGACGCGGCCCTGCTCGCGGAGGCCGACTGGGTCATCGGGGGTGAGGAGGCGCAGAAGGCGCGCCGCCAGGCCCTCTACGTCGCCTACGTCGTCGTGCTCCTCTCGGCCTTCTACGGCTTCCCGTTCGTGCAGGCCGTCTTCCGCACGACGGACCAGCAGACCCTGCGCGACCAGCTCACCTCGCCCGTCGCCCTCGTCGTGCTGGTCGCCGCCGTCGCGGGGATGCTGCTGGCCGCCCTGTGGGTGGGACGGTTCCGCGGGCCCGTCGTGCCCCCGCTGCCGTGGATCGACCTCGTCGTCACCGCACCGGTCGACCGGGCCCGGTCGGTGCGGCGCTGGTGGCGCTACGCGCTCGCCGGCTCCGTCTTCGTCGGGGTCCTCACCGGGACGGTGCTGGGCGGTGGGCTGGCCTTCGCGGGCGCGACGAGCCCGGTGGCCGTCGCCGTGGGCGCCGGCGCGGGACTGCTCGTCGGCGTGCTCGTCGCCCACCTGTGGCTGCACGCCCAGGTGCGCTCGTACCCCAGCCCCAACCTGCGGCTGGGGCTCGTCTGGCAGGTGCCCGACTCGCTGCGCGAGCTGCACGTGGAGAGCCTGCGCGCCCACTCGGCCAACACCTCGACGCTCTCCGGCTCGGCCATGACCGGCAACCTGCGCACGGCCCGACTCGCCCTGGCCCGCCCGGTCCGCTTCGCCCGGGCCACCCGTCTGCGCCCCGGCCGTCCGTTCCCGACGCTCGTGCGCCGCGACGCGCTCGGCATGCTCCGGGCGCCCAGCTCGTTCGGCGCTGGGCTCGGCCTCGCCGCGCTCGGTGCCGCCGTGACCGTCTGGGGCCTGATCACCCCCGCGGCGCCCGGCATCGCCGTCACCATCGGCATCGTCCCGCTCTACCTCGGCTTCGGCGCGTGGTCGGAGGGTCTTCGGCTGCAGGCCGACAACGTCGGCACCCCGTCGCTCATCGGCACCGGCCCTCGCACCGAGGCCGTGGCCCACCTCGTCGTGCCCGCCGCCTTGACGACCCTCGTGCTCGCCGCGGCGACCGCCCTCTCGGCACTGTCGCGGACCCCCGCCCCCGCGGCGCTGCTCTGCCTCGTCGCGCTCGTGCCGCTGCTCGCCGGCGGCCACCTGCTCGCCGCCTTCCGCGGCACCGCCGCGCCGACCGTGCAGTCGAAGCCGCAGGCCCTGCTGTTCTGGTACCTCACCCCGGCCCTCGTCGTGCTGCTGCTCGCCTCGCTGCTCGCGTTCATCGAGAAGTCCGACCTCGACAACCTGCTCGTCGCCGTCTTCTGGCTCGTCTACGGCACGGTGGCGTGGGGCCTGCACCGGGTGCGCCGCCTCACCCACGAGCACCGCGGCTGACGGGCCGTCCGCGCGTCGCTAGGTTCGCCCCCATGACCGTCGAACCTCGCCCCTTGGC
This is a stretch of genomic DNA from Terracoccus luteus. It encodes these proteins:
- a CDS encoding ABC transporter ATP-binding protein produces the protein MGTVAVLVGEVRADGVGRTVDTTTLLVPTTVHADPGECVVLRGPNGSGKTTLLRIVGGLLAPTVGTATIGGREADERDRAVRAAVAALLGAPTTYRDLTLIDHLVLVDSTWGGDPDTSDDRGLELLGALGIDHLDDRFPHELSSGQEQLFRLALTFARPSSVLLLDEPEQRLDTVKRQVVAGLVERRTAEGTTVVMACHDPELTQRLATTVVDVAPAR
- a CDS encoding lysophospholipid acyltransferase family protein, encoding MFYSLGRNVLYPLSHALYRPTIEGKENMPRTGGVVVASNHVSFIDSFAIPLASPRQVRFLAKEEYWTGPGVGGALRKGFFTAVGMIPVNRHSTSAAQESLDKALEVLRAGDAFGIYPEGTRSRDGRLYRGRTGVAWLALTADVPVVPVGLIGTEEIQPVGARFPKLAKVTVRFGEPIGVERYRGMPAGRARRELTDEVMAAIAALSGQQMADTYNDVPGSAA
- a CDS encoding HoxN/HupN/NixA family nickel/cobalt transporter is translated as MPSTPTPAVPAPRDRDGAARAGRVGPVGAWRTRLSGAERRSILGMSLFVLLLHVVGWGLLVWVVAPQQYQVAGQLFGVGLGVTAYTLGMRHAFDADHIAAIDNTTRKLMTEGQRPMSVGFWFSLGHSSVVFIMVMLLALGIRALAGAIEDDQSTLQQATGLWGTSVSGVFLLLIGVINLVALVGIVRVFRRMRSGEATEADLERELDNRGLLNRVLGRVTRAVTKPWHMYPVGLLFGLGFDTVTEVGLLVIAGGAAAANLPWYAVLTLPVLFAAGMSLLDSIDGSFMNFAYGWAFSKPVRKIYYNLTVTALSVAVALVIGGIEIVSILTERLDITTGPVAWVGGIDLGDVGFWIVGLFVVTWLLALAVWRLGRIEERWALPGDVHGSGPRGA
- a CDS encoding DUF3817 domain-containing protein — protein: MTPRTLYRRIALAEVVTWSLLLIGMVLKYVTKTTDVAVSVFGLAHGVVFIAFCLVTVVLWVNQRWSLRTGILGLLSAVPPLLTVWWEHRLERRGLLEGGWRLAPGGDTPRNPAERVVAALTARPAVAASVLVVAVVALTAVALLVGPPVGSQG
- a CDS encoding DUF5063 domain-containing protein, with protein sequence MTHDIDELTGLADLTAQEASIFLTSVTEVASGTSPATALPVLSLALSQVIAAGVRLGAIQDVVPDERFEADPGYDDDVDPLRDGLANVLAGVDEYVYVLDPLTSTERAAATISGDVADVALALTHGLKHYAAGRTNEALWWWQYSYLSAWGDRAICALRVLHSILGHLRLDADEEIVGEAEFDALHP
- a CDS encoding class I SAM-dependent methyltransferase, which produces MAFEVADAYDRFMGRYSVPLAPRFADFAGVVAGAHVTKARSAHASTDRVLDVGCGPGALTAELVHRVGAPRVLAADPSAPFVAAARQRCPGVEVVQAGAESLPWPDDTVEVALAQLVVHFMTDPVGGLREMGRVTRPGGTVAACVWDLAGASGPLSPFWAAVHDVAPDAPDESVRPGATEGDLGRLCVEAGLVVVDEGSVEVRVDHPSFAQWWEPYTLGVGPAGDFVAEADAATVEAVRRRCLDRLGDPPAPVRARAWAVRARVPGS
- a CDS encoding DNA polymerase III subunit gamma and tau; this translates as MATALYRRYRPESFADVIGQEHVTEPLMQALRTGRVNHAYLFSGPRGCGKTTSARILARCLNCEQGPTPEPCGVCDSCVALARGGAGSVDVIEIDAASHGGVDDARDLRERASYGPAQSRFKIYIIDEAHMVTPQGFNALLKIVEEPPEHVKFIFATTEPEKVIGTIRSRTHHYPFRLVPPAKLTAYMERLLEHEHVAVQPGVLSFVTRAGGGSVRDSLSVLDQLIAGSGEQGLTYDGAVSLLGFTDGELLDATVDALAAGDGAATFRQLDRVIESGHDPRRFVEDLLERLRDLIVVAAVPDGAGQVLRGVPDDQLERMRVQQAAFGQGALSRAADIVNAGLTEMTGASSPRLQLELICARILLPASSGEQGYAARLDRLERRLDVGGVPSPAAGQGHPTSPPRMPVSPAPHGGAPGSPSGGQPGGAGAPGQDAGERGGHDGAVTAPRRTTTDFTPPHAAVTAGALSPEATRREATRDGAGTGEPTGDRRPGAGWSAPSGPGGPGSHRGDGGEQPPVSPEQAADIAAARAEVGAPPVAAPTESVGGPSLTDDDAALHQAGATAPSGGGAAAASGGMDTDAIRRAWPDVLGRIFGMRRATWTFVSQHAQVLGYDGSVLTLGIGTVGLTNTFRSGNHAELVRQALIDELGVDARVDGVPLPDAGSGDPDLGPGSPSGDFGDRSGSSGFGILVGSSAPTDGGGGHAGTGRGADAPGAGPSTWSAPDAAQNPGMTAPRAGAAPTRDQGAPSNGGGNVSGGGSRAEQPTRSLQTNAGWGSTSGPAPDWATAPPAGPSGPSASPSRSAPPSAPSTSGGAAMSAPPAAPTRAPVGSGDGAEDQPADGAGRPSPTVKAATTRSGVSAVRESFAQARKAGAGAGPSAPASEAAAPPEARGDDSAVSDDDEDIEVSGDVGRSVVERVFGGRVLSDSAE
- the recR gene encoding recombination mediator RecR, with the translated sequence MYEGAVQDLIDELGRLPGVGPKSAQRIAFHLLQQDSEDVARLVSALTEVKARVRFCEVCGNVAEAERCRICADPRRDQTAICVVEEPKDVVAIERTREFRGTYHVLGGAISPIDGVGPDDLRVRELVTRLASNEVQEVIIATDPNLEGEATATYLSRLLRDLGVTVTRLASGLPVGGDLEYADEVTLGRAFEGRRRVDA
- a CDS encoding aspartate kinase; this translates as MSIVVQKYGGSSVADAEAIKRVARRIVETQKAGHRVCVVVSAMGDTTDELLDLAEQVTPTPPARELDMLLTSGERISMALVAMAIAQLGSEARSFTGSQAGVITDDAHGAARIIDVTPGRIKTALDAGHIAIVAGFQGVSQTTKDITTLGRGGSDTTAVALAAALEADVCEIYTDVDGVFTADPRVLPSARKLDVLSMEEMLDLAANGSKILHLRCVEYARRYGIPIHVRSSWSQRPGTWIKDNPYEGEGAVEAPIIAGIAHDRSEAKITIVGVPDRVGVAAKIFGAIAESGINIDMIVQNVSAAATAKTDISFTLPQADGARGMQVLQAIRDEVGYEDLRLDDKIGKIALVGAGMKSHPGVSAKFFGALAEAGINIEMISTSEIRVSAVTRAEQLDDAVRAVHTAFGLDSTEDAIVYGGTGR